The region AGACACATCCATTTTAGGTTGTGACAAGTCACAGCTGCGGGATCTGATTTCCAAACACAATAACTCGTGACCGCCCCTTagtttttactatttttacctTACCCTAATCTCCTTTACACCTACTGTAATTTTCGatttttttactctttaATCCATACCCATATATCCATTTCATTatgttttttgtttttatgcTCCCTTTTATCCCATATTTACCATTTTTTTGCTTAATTTTTGTGAGGTGATCTCACAATCCTTAGGTGTATTGTtcagatttatttttctttcgctcattatttttcttctaATTTCGTCATGGGTATTTTGCATAAGTATTATCTTGAGGGTGATGATATTTACGAGTAcgtttttttgtttattcGCTCTATATTCACTTTCAGATGCATAGACTGTGGCAGTCACTTAACCACTTCCAAGGAGCTCATTTCCACTAGTTTCCGTGGCAGAACCGGTGTTGCTTGGCTTTTTACCAGGTATTTTCCCCGTGTTTTACTTTCTCTCAGGGTTGTTAATGTTTCTGAGGGCCCCTTCGAGGAGCGCATGATGACTACTGGACAACACACGATAGTTGACATCTACTGCAATGAGTGCGGCGCCAACTTGGGTATGTTTTTgatttttgtgttttaacTCTTTTTTAGGCTGGAAATACGAGGAGGCTACTGAGGAGTCTCAGAAATACAAGAAGGGCAAATTTATTCTCGAGAAGGTACCtttttcctttattttaccttttattttaggCGCTCTTAAAGAACAACAATCCTAACTAC is a window of Theileria orientalis strain Shintoku DNA, chromosome 2, complete genome DNA encoding:
- a CDS encoding protein yippee-like 1; this translates as MGILHKYYLEGDDIYECIDCGSHLTTSKELISTSFRGRTGVAWLFTRVVNVSEGPFEERMMTTGQHTIVDIYCNECGANLGWKYEEATEESQKYKKGKFILEKALLKNNNPNYSSSIDEDNDVSDD